A stretch of Gossypium hirsutum isolate 1008001.06 chromosome A06, Gossypium_hirsutum_v2.1, whole genome shotgun sequence DNA encodes these proteins:
- the LOC107962319 gene encoding dof zinc finger protein DOF1.5, with amino-acid sequence MVTMDTQESGQGIKLFGTTISLHGRQVNGELNKADHPTVDKRPDKIIPCPRCRSMETKFCYFNNYNVNQPRHFCKGCQRYWTAGGALRNVPVGAGRRKAKPPGPGLGLGGFQEGCLYDGSSAVQQFEVEGMVLDEWHVAATNGGGFQQVFPMKRRRISCSAAQLQPY; translated from the coding sequence ATGGTAACAATGGATACCCAAGAATCCGGGCAAGGGATCAAGCTATTTGGAACAACAATTTCGTTGCATGGAAGACAAGTAAACGGAGAGCTTAACAAAGCCGATCATCCGACAGTTGATAAGAGGCCAGACAAGATCATACCTTGCCCTAGATGCAGGAGCATGGAGACCAAATTTTGTTACTTCAATAACTACAACGTTAACCAGCCTAGACATTTCTGTAAAGGTTGCCAAAGGTACTGGACAGCAGGTGGAGCCCTACGGAACGTCCCCGTTGGGGCTGGCCGCCGGAAAGCCAAACCACCGGGTCCTGGTCTTGGTCTTGGCGGGTTCCAAGAAGGGTGTTTATATGATGGGTCTAGTGCGGTGCAACAGTTTGAGGTGGAAGGGATGGTGTTGGACGAGTGGCATGTAGCCGCCACCAATGGTGGAGGTTTCCAGCAAGTTTTTCCAATGAAGCGGAGGCGAATAAGCTGCTCAGCTGCTCAACTTCAACCTTACTGA